Proteins encoded by one window of Patescibacteria group bacterium:
- a CDS encoding response regulator transcription factor encodes MRILLVEDEHKIAHALKRGLEQESYAVDVLYDGEAGMARALRGNYDLLILDRMLPGGHDGLEICRAIRTKGLHQPVLILTARDKTSDRVEGLDCGADDYLVKPFSFEELLARIRALLRRPNQSIGTLLKVGNLELHPETFTVRRGEQSIELSNKEFALLEYLMRNPGRIITKEQLIQHVWDFDADILPNTVEAFIASLRKKIDKPFNQPEMIKTVRGFGYQLNQPQ; translated from the coding sequence ATGAGAATACTATTAGTCGAAGATGAACATAAAATCGCCCATGCGCTCAAACGCGGTCTGGAACAAGAATCATATGCCGTGGACGTGTTATATGACGGCGAAGCTGGTATGGCGCGAGCGTTGCGGGGAAATTATGATCTACTGATTCTTGACCGCATGCTGCCGGGCGGTCATGACGGTTTGGAAATATGCCGAGCTATCCGAACCAAAGGATTGCATCAGCCGGTGTTAATACTAACCGCGCGGGACAAAACCAGCGATCGGGTCGAGGGGCTTGATTGCGGAGCCGATGATTATCTGGTTAAGCCGTTTTCGTTCGAGGAACTATTGGCTCGGATTCGTGCCTTATTGCGCCGACCAAACCAGTCGATTGGTACCTTGTTAAAAGTCGGTAATCTGGAACTGCATCCGGAAACTTTTACGGTAAGACGGGGCGAACAATCAATCGAATTGTCCAACAAGGAGTTTGCTCTGTTGGAATATCTGATGCGTAATCCCGGTCGGATCATAACCAAGGAACAATTGATCCAGCACGTCTGGGATTTTGACGCCGATATATTACCCAACACAGTCGAAGCGTTTATCGCGTCATTACGAAAAAAGATCGATAAACCGTTTAACCAACCCGAGATGATAAAGACCGTGCGCGGTTTCGGTTATCAATTGAATCAACCTCAGTGA
- a CDS encoding response regulator: MNPVRSAKSRRRKILYFEDDAFLRGMYQTKFQNAGFDVAGYESPTQSPVDVVIREQPDLILMDGIMPDIDGVKATVLLKSDARTRNIPILGLDNIGGEYANKAKRAGMADYMVKATHRPSEVVARVCEILGIPIPKGAHVSQTVDTVQHLQDQTDKRQSRAIEDDTNHGRTGWRGLPNYVVGKFVTALIYLAVVVSVFWVIGAVAYLWYLRYGSWSAVWERFMLGSS, translated from the coding sequence ATGAATCCAGTACGTTCTGCTAAATCTAGGAGGCGCAAGATACTGTATTTTGAGGATGATGCGTTTCTTCGCGGTATGTATCAGACGAAATTCCAGAATGCCGGGTTTGACGTTGCAGGATATGAATCGCCGACCCAAAGTCCGGTAGATGTTGTGATAAGAGAGCAACCAGATCTAATTTTGATGGATGGTATTATGCCTGACATAGACGGAGTTAAGGCAACCGTTCTATTAAAGTCCGATGCAAGGACACGGAACATCCCAATACTCGGATTAGATAACATCGGGGGTGAATATGCAAACAAAGCCAAGAGAGCCGGTATGGCTGATTACATGGTTAAAGCGACACATCGGCCATCAGAAGTCGTTGCTCGAGTCTGTGAGATACTGGGAATACCCATTCCAAAAGGGGCTCATGTATCCCAAACGGTTGACACTGTGCAACATTTACAGGATCAGACCGACAAACGACAGTCGCGCGCCATTGAGGACGATACCAACCATGGGAGGACGGGGTGGCGAGGACTTCCAAATTATGTAGTAGGAAAGTTTGTGACCGCTTTGATATACTTGGCTGTTGTCGTCTCAGTCTTTTGGGTGATCGGGGCTGTGGCGTATTTGTGGTATCTGCGGTATGGAAGCTGGTCGGCGGTTTGGGAGCGCTTCATGTTGGGCTCAAGTTAA
- a CDS encoding FlgD immunoglobulin-like domain containing protein, producing MKRLLVGLVILAVILPVTASAVEYCVGYNSYNNPFSCCSHGNCTWWSLYMRPDLQGICTGAPSSWVSQASNADYTISNLPVVGSIGVTSIHVMYTTAVADNLSFDVTEMGCESWNGARLTHKPAGSVTQFILFKDPAPNITLATQKIGECRSRNTWLGSATSNVHEWHPSASSNSWIYIRDYQNGSIVIDIIGGSTQAYAVSSFFRNIWASDHGCAGSNMGNPIGDRYSYNGGWRQDFQFGWVFQKTGFGSGPFHWDGTNGHHGPGVFQRNTRSSLYSYKLSKCYSDNGGRIVFGQPASGNGLLPYAHPIAFTTAIAIDLLGGTYSNPVILYDTQAPLYSSAVAPYLPSSDTVNQACELHGAIRGYWESHGRFDSIGYPFTDEIPVTGQPYLVKQRFIRRANGRWIGTELRYYPNGSVIAVNLFNQQKMGDEIVVSPDEPAESLAITSLPAITFAPNPMTVAGGQITLSLPRIGSINLAIYDTTGRHIRQIATTNDHPAGNYTFGWDGYSDSGQRVASGIYFVRLSTPDNINTQRIVILR from the coding sequence ATGAAACGTTTGCTTGTCGGGCTGGTGATTCTGGCAGTCATTTTGCCGGTCACGGCCTCCGCGGTCGAGTACTGCGTCGGGTACAACTCGTACAACAACCCCTTCTCGTGCTGCTCGCACGGAAACTGCACCTGGTGGTCCTTGTACATGAGGCCGGATCTCCAAGGTATCTGTACGGGTGCTCCCAGCTCCTGGGTTTCCCAGGCTAGCAACGCGGACTACACCATTAGCAATCTTCCCGTCGTGGGAAGCATTGGCGTGACCAGCATCCACGTCATGTACACAACAGCCGTCGCCGACAATCTATCCTTCGACGTCACGGAAATGGGCTGTGAATCATGGAATGGAGCGCGGCTGACACACAAGCCGGCTGGTAGCGTTACCCAATTCATTCTCTTCAAGGACCCGGCACCGAACATCACCTTGGCCACCCAGAAGATCGGTGAATGCCGGAGCCGAAACACCTGGCTGGGAAGCGCTACGTCGAATGTACACGAGTGGCATCCGTCCGCTAGCAGCAACAGCTGGATCTACATCCGGGATTACCAGAATGGATCTATCGTGATCGATATCATCGGTGGGTCCACCCAAGCTTACGCTGTGAGCAGCTTCTTCCGGAATATCTGGGCGTCCGATCATGGTTGCGCCGGATCGAACATGGGCAATCCCATTGGCGACCGCTACTCATACAACGGTGGCTGGCGGCAAGATTTCCAGTTCGGTTGGGTTTTCCAGAAGACCGGTTTCGGTTCTGGGCCGTTCCACTGGGACGGCACCAATGGACATCACGGCCCGGGCGTTTTCCAAAGAAACACCCGTAGTTCCCTCTACTCCTACAAGCTGAGCAAATGCTACAGTGACAATGGTGGACGCATTGTGTTCGGCCAACCCGCTTCAGGCAACGGACTCCTACCATACGCTCACCCGATTGCGTTTACTACGGCGATCGCTATTGACCTACTCGGTGGTACCTATTCCAACCCGGTGATCCTGTACGATACCCAAGCACCCCTCTACTCATCGGCTGTAGCGCCCTACCTGCCAAGTAGCGACACGGTCAACCAGGCGTGTGAGCTGCACGGAGCAATCCGCGGGTATTGGGAGAGCCATGGACGCTTTGACAGCATCGGCTACCCGTTCACTGACGAAATACCGGTCACCGGCCAGCCGTATCTCGTGAAACAGCGCTTCATCCGCCGGGCGAACGGCCGCTGGATCGGCACCGAACTGCGGTACTATCCGAACGGCTCGGTCATCGCGGTAAACCTCTTCAATCAGCAGAAAATGGGCGACGAGATTGTCGTCTCCCCCGATGAGCCCGCTGAATCTTTGGCGATCACCAGCCTACCTGCCATAACCTTCGCTCCGAACCCGATGACGGTAGCCGGCGGACAGATCACGCTGTCTCTGCCCAGGATCGGATCGATCAACCTCGCGATCTATGATACGACCGGACGGCATATCCGTCAGATCGCCACCACGAACGACCACCCGGCTGGTAACTACACGTTCGGCTGGGACGGATATTCCGATTCGGGCCAGCGGGTAGCCAGCGGCATCTACTTCGTCCGGTTGTCCACGCCGGACAACATCAACACCCAGCGGATTGTGATTCTGCGGTAA
- a CDS encoding ATP-binding protein yields the protein MIKINSTIRMAGWYTLIIMIVSVAFTVALYHFTAGQVEAGFNRQVQMYRERPREPVPGFFKAYEDLMRNEINEIVGRIRWTLFGVNGAVLLIGGAASYVIARRTLGPIENNLRIQKQFSADASHELRTPLTAMRTEIEVALRSVGSDPKEYEQVLNSNLEEIQRLENISRGLLKLARHENNQTIQLDAVNLDSAISEAIKQLNAATKQKAISINIKPANLAIQGDRDNLVELFVILLDNAIKYSHPKTTIEIKTQSDSKWAMISVIDQGIGIAPEHLPRIFDRFYRADSSRTKNKVDGYGLGLPIARQIVERHHGIIEVHSQIDKGTEVIVKLPRF from the coding sequence GTGATAAAGATTAACTCCACCATACGCATGGCCGGTTGGTACACGCTGATCATCATGATTGTCAGTGTGGCGTTTACCGTGGCATTGTATCACTTCACAGCTGGGCAAGTGGAAGCCGGTTTCAATCGCCAGGTGCAAATGTATCGTGAACGACCACGTGAACCGGTGCCGGGCTTCTTTAAAGCTTATGAGGACCTGATGCGCAATGAGATCAATGAAATCGTTGGGCGGATTCGTTGGACGCTGTTCGGCGTGAATGGCGCTGTGCTATTAATTGGCGGTGCGGCCAGCTATGTGATTGCGCGTCGCACGTTGGGACCGATCGAAAATAATTTAAGGATTCAAAAGCAGTTTTCAGCTGACGCGTCGCACGAATTACGAACTCCGCTGACGGCGATGCGGACCGAAATCGAAGTGGCCTTGCGCAGCGTTGGTTCGGATCCCAAAGAATACGAACAGGTGTTAAATAGTAATCTTGAAGAAATTCAACGTCTCGAGAATATTTCACGCGGCTTGTTGAAATTAGCTCGGCACGAAAACAATCAGACCATCCAGCTTGACGCGGTTAATCTCGATTCGGCAATTTCCGAAGCCATAAAACAGCTAAACGCGGCTACTAAACAGAAAGCCATCTCGATAAATATTAAGCCAGCTAATCTGGCCATACAAGGCGATCGAGATAATTTGGTCGAACTGTTTGTCATACTGCTTGATAACGCGATCAAGTACAGTCACCCAAAAACTACCATTGAGATTAAAACGCAGTCGGACAGTAAGTGGGCCATGATTAGCGTGATTGATCAAGGCATCGGAATCGCACCCGAACATTTACCGCGTATATTTGATCGTTTTTATCGCGCGGACAGTTCGCGGACAAAGAATAAAGTTGACGGTTACGGTTTAGGCTTGCCAATCGCGCGGCAGATTGTCGAGCGGCACCACGGCATAATTGAGGTACACAGCCAGATTGATAAAGGCACTGAGGTGATTGTTAAATTGCCTAGATTCTAA
- a CDS encoding YbaK/EbsC family protein gives MAISKRLLTTLDKNKVKYDVVPHKTVYTVHDLGQTLKQKVQTIAKTLLVKVDKEYYLVVLPAHYNLDFGKVKKALKAKNVSMAKEGEMKTKFKVKPGAMVPFGFMHKLEVLLDRSLLRAEKVLFGAGTFTDSLRMKVKDFVKVQEVQTGDYGKKKSK, from the coding sequence ATGGCCATCTCAAAGCGACTGCTAACCACGTTAGACAAAAACAAAGTTAAGTACGACGTGGTGCCACATAAGACAGTCTATACCGTGCATGATTTGGGGCAGACATTAAAACAGAAAGTCCAAACCATTGCCAAAACCCTGCTAGTAAAAGTTGATAAGGAATATTATTTAGTGGTTCTGCCCGCCCACTACAACCTCGATTTCGGCAAGGTTAAGAAGGCATTAAAAGCCAAGAACGTCAGCATGGCCAAAGAAGGCGAGATGAAGACCAAGTTCAAAGTAAAACCGGGCGCGATGGTGCCGTTTGGCTTTATGCATAAGCTGGAAGTGCTGCTGGACCGATCATTATTGCGCGCGGAAAAAGTCCTGTTTGGCGCCGGAACTTTCACCGACAGTCTGCGTATGAAAGTTAAGGATTTCGTGAAGGTGCAGGAAGTGCAGACGGGGGACTATGGTAAAAAGAAGAGCAAATAA
- a CDS encoding segregation/condensation protein A: MAYNFKLEQFEGPLDLLLKLIEEEKLDITTVSLAKVADEYLRYIESLETVNPEELADFLVVAAKLLLIKSRSLLPVVEIETDEIDLEKQLKIYREYLEASKLVAARLGKKKFMYLREASPALMEPIFSPPPQLNVDELKSLMLEVLAKIEPIINIPEAVIERTISISEKIQHIKDLVARAEGTNFRTLLGLANNRTEIIVTFLALLELIKEEHITFQQDNIFEDITITVCQKEEIQN, from the coding sequence GTGGCGTATAACTTCAAACTGGAACAATTCGAGGGTCCGCTCGACCTGCTGCTCAAACTGATCGAGGAAGAAAAGCTGGACATTACCACCGTATCATTGGCCAAAGTAGCCGATGAGTATTTGCGTTACATTGAATCATTAGAAACGGTCAATCCCGAAGAGCTGGCCGATTTCCTGGTGGTGGCCGCAAAGTTATTATTGATCAAGTCGCGCTCATTGCTGCCCGTGGTCGAGATCGAGACTGATGAGATTGATTTGGAGAAGCAGCTGAAGATTTATCGTGAGTATCTGGAAGCATCAAAACTGGTCGCGGCGCGGTTAGGCAAGAAAAAGTTTATGTATCTGCGCGAAGCCAGTCCGGCATTAATGGAGCCAATATTCAGCCCGCCGCCCCAGCTCAATGTCGATGAGCTCAAGTCGCTCATGCTGGAAGTGCTAGCGAAGATCGAACCGATTATCAACATTCCCGAGGCGGTTATCGAGCGAACTATTTCGATCAGTGAAAAGATCCAACATATCAAAGATCTGGTGGCTCGCGCCGAGGGTACCAATTTCCGGACACTACTTGGTTTGGCAAATAACCGTACTGAGATTATTGTCACTTTTTTAGCCTTACTCGAGTTAATTAAAGAAGAGCATATTACATTTCAACAAGACAATATATTTGAAGATATCACCATTACGGTTTGCCAGAAGGAAGAAATTCAAAATTAA
- the asnS gene encoding asparagine--tRNA ligase has product MNQARIAEIGSQVGQETTIRGWVFNVRSSGSIFFLQIRDGSGRIQAIVSKKEVSGETWEVCQRLTMESSVCLIGKVREDKRSPSGYELDVKDVSAYQVAEDFPIAKKDHGIEFLMDERHLWLRSPRQEAILRVRDEIIWQLRKFFKEQGFVMADTPILTPTSCEGTTTLFETEYFDTKAYLAQSGQLYSEAIVAALGKVYDFGPTFRAEKSKTRRHLMEFWMLDAEMAFVDNKASMRVQEEMVSYVIQNVMSERAADLAVLERDTKILAKTKTPFPRITYDEAVALLQKEGSSIKAGDDFGADEETIISSHYDRPVFITNYPKDIKAFYMQPDPKNHDRVLCSDLIAPEGYGEIIGGSQRIDDHDLLLQRMKEHKLPIKDFQWYLDLRKYGSFPHSGFGLGLERLVAWICKLDHIREAIPFPRLMNRLRP; this is encoded by the coding sequence ATGAATCAGGCACGAATTGCAGAAATTGGCAGCCAAGTAGGCCAAGAAACGACAATTAGAGGCTGGGTTTTTAATGTACGATCGTCTGGCAGTATCTTTTTCCTTCAAATTCGCGATGGCAGCGGACGGATTCAGGCAATAGTGAGTAAAAAAGAGGTTTCGGGTGAAACCTGGGAGGTTTGCCAGCGGCTGACTATGGAAAGCTCTGTTTGCTTGATTGGTAAGGTTCGGGAAGACAAACGCTCTCCGTCTGGCTATGAATTGGACGTCAAAGACGTTTCAGCCTACCAAGTGGCCGAGGACTTTCCGATTGCGAAAAAGGATCACGGCATCGAGTTTCTAATGGACGAGCGGCATCTCTGGCTCCGGTCACCGCGCCAAGAGGCGATTTTGCGCGTTCGGGATGAAATAATCTGGCAATTACGCAAGTTTTTCAAGGAACAGGGTTTTGTTATGGCGGATACGCCGATTTTGACGCCCACATCGTGTGAGGGCACCACCACCTTATTTGAAACCGAATATTTCGATACCAAAGCCTATCTAGCCCAATCCGGCCAGTTGTATAGCGAAGCCATCGTGGCCGCGTTGGGAAAAGTCTATGATTTCGGACCGACTTTCCGGGCGGAAAAGTCCAAAACCCGCCGGCACCTGATGGAGTTCTGGATGCTTGATGCCGAGATGGCATTTGTCGACAACAAGGCCAGTATGCGCGTTCAAGAGGAAATGGTCAGTTATGTCATTCAAAATGTAATGTCAGAAAGAGCAGCTGATCTGGCAGTGTTGGAACGCGACACGAAAATTTTAGCCAAGACAAAAACTCCATTCCCGCGCATTACTTACGATGAAGCGGTAGCGTTGTTGCAAAAAGAAGGTTCCAGCATCAAAGCGGGTGACGATTTTGGCGCCGATGAAGAAACGATTATTTCCAGTCACTATGACCGCCCGGTATTCATTACCAATTATCCCAAAGATATCAAAGCTTTTTACATGCAACCTGACCCGAAGAATCACGATCGCGTGCTATGCAGTGATCTAATTGCGCCGGAAGGATATGGTGAGATCATCGGGGGTTCGCAGCGCATCGATGATCATGATCTATTGCTCCAGCGCATGAAGGAGCACAAACTGCCGATCAAGGATTTCCAATGGTATCTCGATCTGCGCAAATACGGATCGTTCCCGCATTCCGGGTTTGGTTTGGGCTTGGAGCGCTTGGTGGCTTGGATTTGTAAGCTTGATCACATTCGGGAGGCAATTCCATTCCCAAGATTAATGAATCGATTACGACCCTAA
- the aspS gene encoding aspartate--tRNA ligase has translation MNRIYTIEALNKVDAVVTVAGWAETVRKMGKIVFINLRDKQGRLQIICDPSNESVAAIAKTVRPEFVLRATGVIAKRAGQNVNKDTPTGAIELQASELEILSTAQTPPFEIVNEDRQASEEIRCQYRYLDLRHERMRHNLQKRHEMLQFLRSWLSNQHFTEIQTPILTKSTPEGARDFLVPSRNHRGKFFALPQSPQQYKQLLMVAGVERYFQVAPCFRDEDARADRSPGEFYQLDMEMSFMSQEEILQLTEQMFTEMVRRVFPDKQIMQTPWPRLTHAEAIKNYGTDKPDLRRDKKVKDELAFAWVVDFPLFVKQTKEDFYHGSGAAQLAPSHHMFTAPREEDVPLLDSNPSKVRAYQHDMVLNGVEVGGGSIRIHQSAIQEKIFDIIGFTKDQKKQFKHLLTAFQYGVPPHGGVAPGIERLLYAILGEPSVKEVMAFPQTSEGRDPMMGSPSKVAPQQLRELGLKVEKEIKE, from the coding sequence ATGAATCGTATCTACACAATTGAAGCGTTAAACAAGGTCGATGCGGTTGTTACCGTGGCGGGCTGGGCCGAGACCGTGCGTAAGATGGGTAAAATAGTGTTTATCAATCTACGCGACAAACAAGGTCGGCTGCAGATTATCTGCGACCCATCCAACGAATCGGTGGCCGCGATTGCCAAGACCGTTCGGCCGGAATTTGTGCTTCGTGCCACAGGCGTGATTGCCAAGCGGGCTGGCCAAAATGTCAACAAAGATACCCCCACTGGAGCAATCGAACTGCAGGCGAGTGAGCTGGAAATTTTGAGCACTGCGCAAACGCCGCCGTTTGAAATAGTCAATGAAGACAGGCAAGCTTCCGAAGAAATACGCTGCCAGTACCGCTATCTCGATCTGCGCCATGAGAGGATGCGGCACAACCTCCAGAAACGTCACGAGATGTTGCAGTTTTTACGATCCTGGCTGTCGAATCAGCACTTTACCGAAATACAAACGCCGATTCTGACCAAATCAACACCGGAAGGCGCCCGCGACTTCTTAGTGCCGTCGCGCAACCACAGAGGCAAGTTTTTTGCCTTGCCGCAATCGCCCCAACAATACAAGCAATTGTTAATGGTGGCCGGCGTTGAACGGTATTTCCAAGTAGCCCCGTGTTTTCGCGACGAGGACGCGCGGGCCGATCGCAGTCCGGGAGAATTCTACCAGCTAGATATGGAGATGTCGTTTATGTCACAGGAAGAAATCCTGCAGCTGACCGAACAGATGTTTACCGAGATGGTGCGGAGGGTGTTTCCTGATAAACAAATTATGCAGACCCCTTGGCCGCGCTTGACTCACGCTGAAGCCATAAAAAATTACGGTACCGACAAGCCTGATTTGCGCCGGGACAAGAAAGTTAAGGACGAGCTGGCTTTCGCCTGGGTGGTGGATTTTCCATTGTTTGTGAAGCAGACTAAGGAAGACTTTTATCACGGTTCGGGTGCCGCCCAACTGGCGCCATCACACCACATGTTTACAGCACCGCGCGAGGAAGATGTTCCTTTGTTGGACTCTAATCCGTCAAAAGTCCGGGCTTATCAACACGATATGGTGCTGAACGGTGTCGAGGTTGGCGGCGGCAGTATTAGAATCCATCAATCGGCCATACAGGAAAAGATTTTCGATATCATTGGTTTTACCAAGGACCAGAAAAAACAATTCAAACATTTGCTGACCGCGTTCCAGTACGGTGTTCCGCCCCACGGCGGGGTGGCGCCGGGTATTGAGCGCCTGCTCTATGCCATTCTGGGCGAGCCAAGCGTCAAAGAAGTAATGGCGTTTCCGCAGACCAGTGAAGGCCGCGATCCGATGATGGGCTCACCGTCAAAAGTGGCTCCACAGCAATTACGGGAACTGGGATTAAAAGTCGAAAAGGAAATTAAGGAATAA
- a CDS encoding cation-transporting P-type ATPase — MPTHVWYKLKRTRVLELLKTRASGLSNREVALRRKQHGLNELARGRRVGWLVVLGNQFRGALVYILITAAVISALLQDYVDMGVILAAVALNVIVGFIQEYRAMNAMAKLRSAMRFQALAIRDGEECLIDAVELVPGDIIILRVGYKVPADIRIIECADLEISEARLTGESEPVKKDFHVQSKELVLADRVNMAYMGSDVVGGLGRGVVCETGVNTEIGRIASLLKDIKEEQTPLQRQLDYLGKTIGLIVLIVCFVVLVAGLVMEHGFREMFSTSVAIAVASVPEELAVGVTVVLAVGMQRILKQKALVRKLVAAETLGSTTVICTDKTGTLTEGAMRVVRIITNNHELEAASTDFNSRAKEIGDRASFMTALKIGILCNDGHVDREGKPTEKWTYIGTPTERALLQAGSEVGQRQHRLEKEYPRVATIPFSSEQKFMITMHREASSSRVAYLKGAPEVVMGFIGRIDIDGQVVPFTSEARTQIKKRYEKLSAEGLRTLALAYLPNASPDDKLPIDLAQSKDFVFVGLMGIMDPVRSTAKQTIAECRSAGLHVVMITGDHKFTAQAIARELGLPSKSENIMEGSELQKLNHGELKKRVRDISVYARATPEDKLRIVRAWQSLGEVVAMTGDGVNDAPALHSANVGVALGSGTDIAKETADIVMLDDNFATIVAAIRQGRVIFDNIRKMVLYLLSDSMAAVVVIAGSLIIGLPLPLLPVQILWINLVTDGFPVVALTQETDESDVMQRPPISRRVSIINLHMKTVIAVISSVAGLLTLGVFTYYYQVSDTIDLARTMAFATLGMSTIFTVYSCRTLRTPIWRANPFANKALTLAVSASLIFQLSAIYLPGLSGLLGSVPLGWSHWGVVLASVISVLVLIEVIKGIFIKNQTHELE; from the coding sequence ATGCCAACGCACGTTTGGTACAAATTGAAACGTACACGCGTACTGGAACTCCTCAAGACACGAGCCAGCGGCCTGTCTAATCGTGAAGTCGCATTGCGTCGCAAACAGCACGGATTAAACGAACTGGCCCGCGGACGGCGGGTTGGTTGGTTGGTCGTGCTGGGAAATCAGTTTCGCGGTGCGTTGGTTTATATCCTGATTACGGCTGCCGTGATCAGTGCTCTGCTTCAGGACTACGTAGACATGGGTGTAATTCTAGCGGCGGTGGCGCTCAACGTCATCGTCGGCTTCATCCAGGAATATCGGGCCATGAACGCCATGGCCAAACTGCGCAGTGCCATGCGTTTTCAGGCGCTGGCCATACGCGACGGCGAAGAATGTTTGATTGACGCCGTCGAGTTAGTGCCGGGAGACATCATAATTCTCCGAGTAGGCTATAAAGTGCCGGCTGACATTAGAATAATAGAATGTGCCGATCTCGAAATTAGCGAAGCGCGTTTAACTGGTGAATCCGAGCCCGTGAAAAAAGATTTTCACGTGCAATCCAAGGAACTAGTCCTGGCTGATCGGGTAAATATGGCCTATATGGGTTCGGACGTGGTGGGTGGCCTAGGACGTGGCGTGGTCTGCGAGACAGGAGTCAATACCGAGATTGGCCGGATTGCTAGCCTGCTAAAAGATATCAAAGAAGAACAAACCCCACTGCAACGCCAGCTGGATTATCTCGGCAAAACAATCGGACTAATCGTTCTGATTGTCTGTTTTGTTGTTTTAGTCGCTGGTCTGGTGATGGAGCATGGTTTCCGGGAAATGTTTTCCACTTCTGTGGCCATTGCGGTGGCGTCGGTGCCGGAGGAGTTGGCGGTTGGTGTGACCGTCGTTCTAGCGGTGGGAATGCAGAGAATATTGAAACAGAAAGCATTAGTGCGAAAACTAGTGGCCGCGGAAACATTAGGCTCAACGACCGTGATTTGTACGGACAAGACGGGCACCCTAACCGAAGGGGCAATGCGCGTGGTTCGGATTATTACCAACAATCACGAATTGGAGGCCGCTAGCACCGACTTCAATTCACGCGCTAAGGAGATTGGAGACCGAGCCAGCTTCATGACCGCTTTGAAAATTGGCATATTGTGCAATGACGGTCATGTGGATCGCGAGGGAAAGCCGACAGAAAAGTGGACTTATATCGGCACCCCAACTGAGCGAGCGCTGCTACAGGCGGGTAGCGAAGTGGGACAGCGGCAGCATCGCTTGGAAAAAGAGTATCCACGCGTGGCCACGATACCATTTTCATCCGAACAGAAATTCATGATCACCATGCATCGCGAGGCTTCCAGTAGTCGGGTAGCGTATCTTAAGGGCGCGCCCGAAGTGGTAATGGGCTTTATCGGACGGATTGATATCGATGGTCAGGTTGTTCCCTTTACATCCGAAGCGAGAACTCAAATCAAGAAACGGTATGAAAAGCTTAGCGCGGAGGGGTTGCGTACGCTGGCGTTGGCTTATCTGCCCAACGCGTCGCCAGATGATAAATTGCCAATTGATCTAGCTCAAAGTAAAGACTTTGTGTTTGTTGGCTTAATGGGCATTATGGATCCGGTTCGGTCGACGGCGAAACAAACCATCGCCGAATGTCGTAGCGCGGGCTTGCATGTCGTCATGATCACGGGTGATCATAAGTTTACCGCTCAAGCTATTGCGCGCGAGCTTGGGCTACCATCAAAATCAGAAAACATTATGGAAGGATCGGAGCTGCAGAAACTGAATCACGGTGAATTGAAAAAGCGGGTCAGAGATATATCGGTTTACGCTCGAGCTACTCCCGAGGATAAATTACGTATTGTGCGGGCCTGGCAAAGTTTGGGTGAAGTGGTAGCGATGACTGGGGATGGGGTCAATGACGCTCCGGCCCTGCACTCGGCCAATGTGGGCGTCGCATTGGGATCGGGTACAGATATCGCCAAGGAAACAGCCGATATTGTCATGCTGGATGATAATTTTGCCACCATCGTGGCGGCTATCCGCCAGGGGCGGGTAATATTTGATAATATTCGCAAGATGGTATTGTATTTGCTGTCCGACAGTATGGCCGCGGTGGTGGTGATTGCCGGCTCGTTAATAATCGGCCTGCCTTTACCCCTCCTGCCCGTCCAGATACTTTGGATAAATTTAGTAACGGATGGGTTTCCGGTAGTGGCATTGACACAGGAAACAGACGAAAGTGACGTCATGCAGCGCCCGCCTATTTCCCGCCGTGTGTCGATTATAAATCTGCACATGAAAACCGTGATCGCAGTGATTAGCTCGGTAGCTGGTTTGCTGACACTGGGCGTATTCACCTATTATTATCAGGTGTCAGATACAATTGATTTAGCGCGCACGATGGCATTTGCTACATTAGGCATGAGTACTATATTTACAGTCTATAGTTGTCGCACTTTGCGCACTCCCATCTGGCGTGCTAATCCATTCGCCAACAAAGCCTTAACTCTGGCCGTAAGCGCCAGTTTGATATTTCAATTATCGGCCATATATTTACCGGGTTTGTCGGGGCTATTGGGTTCCGTACCGTTGGGCTGGTCGCATTGGGGCGTGGTCTTGGCTAGCGTAATAAGCGTGCTGGTATTGATTGAAGTTATTAAAGGTATTTTTATTAAGAATCAAACTCATGAACTGGAATAA